In Labrus mixtus chromosome 11, fLabMix1.1, whole genome shotgun sequence, a single window of DNA contains:
- the wdr73 gene encoding WD repeat-containing protein 73: protein MRTTGSETSTQRERKMEASQFEDILDDWFIESLKTYKDLHVYQLEHPTQVIEWTSGKTVCVAGYAPSHNEFLELRLPLKLFADENKGLCAERDFKVAHGGFTDGPVRCLKHVPGTRCVVSNDGRSSDLQLWDLGGDDSDVIRKTGSIEGSRSAAESGSRIAARLSSPPRVLHGARSSDVRLSELTSGRTLYTLEADSADPLTSLQFVSDSVFLAGCCNGSVYVADTRTSDAPQLSPPPASSAPSALWWTDASEGLSSCRLVRLSSSGRAVISDLRKLGGAVSQAQLEVQSRRCDLDDVTVSWAPALDDCVAVSGFSGVVQIFDTSLWRSELQEARPLFVHRGHTVSSPPEDGVPVLVTRHVWHPELPRTLLSAASDGSVHVWDWVDQSAASS from the exons ATGAGAACTACAGGAAGTGAAACATCAACACAACGTGAGAGGAAGATGGAAGCATCACAGTTTGAGGATATTCTAGATGACTGGTTCATCGAGTCTCTGAAAAC GTACAAAGACCTGCATGTGTATCAGCTGGAACATCCCACACAGGTCATCGAGTGGACGTCGGGGAAAA ccGTGTGCGTTGCAGGATACGCTCCGTCTCACAACGAGTTCCTGGAGCTGCGTTTACCTCTGAAACTGTTTGCTGATGAAAATAAG GGCCTCTGTGCAGAACGGGATTTTAAAGTGGCTCACGGCGGTTTCACAGACGGTCCTGTTCGCTGCCTCAAACACGTCCCAGGAACGAG gTGTGTTGTCTCCAACGACGGGCGGAGCTCAGACCTGCAGCTGTGGGACCTCGGAGGAGACGACAGCG ACGTGATCAGGAAAACAGGAAGTATCGAGGGGAGTCGGAGCGCGGCGGAGAGCGGCAGCAGGATCGCAGCTCGACTCTCGTCCCCGCCTCGAGTTCTTCACGGAGCTCGGAGCAGCGACGTCCGACTGAGCGAGCTGACCTCAGGACGGACTCTGTACACGCTCG AGGCCGACTCAGCGGATCCTCTGACGTCTTTACAGTTTGTGAGTGACAGCGTCTTCCTCGCCGGCTGCTGTAACGGGAGCGTTTACGTCGCTGACACTCGGACGTCCGACGCTCCTCAGCTTTCACCTCCGCCGGCGTCCTCGGCTCCATCGGCCCTCTGGTGGACGGACGCCTCCGAGGGTCTGTCCAGCTGCAGGCTCGTCAGACTCTCCTCGTCTGGTCGGGCCGTGATCTCAGATCTGAGGAAGCTGGGTGGAGCGGTGAGTCAGGCTCAGCTGGAGGTCCAATCACGTCGCTGCGATctggatgatgtcactgtgtcgTGGGCTCCGGCGCTGGACGACTGTGTCGCAGTCTCAG GTTTCAGCGGAGTCGTTCAGATTTTCGACACCTCGCTCTGGAGGTCGGAGCTGCAGGAAGCTCGGCCGCTGTTCGTGCATCGCGGTCACACGGTTTCATCTCCGCCTGAAGACGGCGTCCCCGTCCTCGTCACCCGCCACGTCTGGCATCCTGAGCTGCCGAGGACGCTGCTGTCTGCGGCCTCGGACGGCTCCGTGCACGTGTGGGACTGGGTCGACCAATCGGCAGCCAGCAGCTGA